Proteins encoded within one genomic window of Arachis ipaensis cultivar K30076 chromosome B08, Araip1.1, whole genome shotgun sequence:
- the LOC107613625 gene encoding anaphase-promoting complex subunit 6 isoform X1 translates to MLTLAGTRKLTLFLPSVGRMREEEIERLRGVVRDCVTKHLYTSAIFFADKVAAFTNDPADIYMQAQALFLGRHYRRAFHLLNASKIVLRDLQFRYLAAKCLEELKEWDQCLSMLGEAKVDEDGNVVMYLDKDCEDHEINISSAICFLRGKAYEALENRAQARLWYKAAIKADPLCYEALECLIQNHMLTCEEESKLISSLQFGSEDGWLSSFYSCLIKKYEKENVVEAKFRDLENESCKSDQSDPSFMRTLKSNTDLLACKAEYYHQCGEYQKCFELTSVLLEKDPFHLKSTLVHLAAAMELGHSNELYLMAFNLVKDYPQKALSWYAVGCYYYCIKKYDVSRRYFSKATSLDATFPPAWIGYGNAYAAQEEGDQAMSAYRTAARLFPGCHLPALYIGMECMRTHSYKLAEQFFMQAKETCPSDPLVCNELGVVAYHMQEYKKAVWWFEKTLVLIPNSLSEMWEPTVVNLAHAYRKLKMYREAISYYEKALVLSTRSLSTYAGLAYTYHLQDDYSTAITYYHKALWLKPDDQFCTEMLSWALVDESRRGVDHILEQQ, encoded by the exons ATGCTCACACTCGCAGGAACAAGAAAACTAACTCTTTTTCTGCCCTCTG TTGGAAGAATGAGGGAGGAAGAGATTGAAAGGCTTCGTGGAGTAGTGAGGGACTGTGTGACCAAGCACCTTTATACGTCGGCCATCTTCTTCGCTGACAAGGTGGCTGCTTTCACCAATGACCCTGCTGATATCTACATGCAGGCACAGGCGCTCTTCCTTGGCCGTCACTACCGCCGCGCCTTCCACCTCCTTAATGCCTCCAAGATTGTCCTCCGTGATCTCCAATTCCGATACCTCGCCGCCAAGTGCCTT GAGGAACTTAAGGAGTGGGATCAATGCTTGTCAATGCTGGGGGAGGCTAAAGTGGATGAGGATGGAAATGTTGTCATGTACCTGGATAAAGATTGTGAAGATCATGAAATCAAT ATATCCTCTGCAATATGCTTCTTAAGAGGCAAAGCATATGAAGCTCTAGAAAACCGTGCTCAGGCTCGATTGTG GTACAAAGCTGCAATAAAAGCTGATCCATTATGCTATGAG GCATTGGAATGTCTCATTCAAAATCACATGCTTACATGTGAGGAAG AATCAAAGTTGATCTCGTCACTGCAATTTGGTAGTGAAGATGGATGGCTGTCatcattttattcatgtttgataaAGAAG TATGAAAAAGAAAACGTTGTAGAAGCCAAGTTCAGAGATCTCGAGAATGAAAGTTGCAAAAGTGACCAGTCTGATCCTTCTTTCATGCGCACACTGAAGTCCAACACTGATTTATTGGCTTGCAAAGCTGAATATTACCATCAATGTGGTGAATACCAGAAATGTTTTGAGTTGACATCTGT ATTGCTCGAGAAGGATCCTTTCCATCTCAAGAGTACATTAGTACATCTGGCAGCTGCTATGGAGCTTGGGCATTCAAATGAGCTATATTTAATGGCATTCAATTTGGTGAAGGATTATCCACAAAA GGCTTTATCATGGTATGCTGTTGGTTGCTACTACTATTGTATCAAGAAGTATGACGTATCCCGCCGATATTTCAG CAAGGCGACTAGTCTGGATGCAACATTTCCACCTGCTTGGATAGGCTATGGGAATGCGTATGCTGCTCAAGAAGAGGGTGATCAGGCCATGTCAGCTTACCGCACAGCTGCTCGTTTGTTCCCTGG GTGCCATTTACCAGCTCTTTATATTGGAATGGAATGCATGCGAACCCACAGCTATAAACTTGCTGAGCAG ttttttatGCAGGCTAAGGAAACATGCCCCTCTGATCCACTTGTGTGTAATGAACTTGGAGTTGTGGCTTATCATATGCAAGA GTATAAGAAAGCAGTGTGGTGGTTTGAGAAAACATTAGTCCTCATACCAAACTCTTTAAGTGAAATGTGGGAGCCAACTGTAGTCAACCTTGCTCATGCATACAGAAAATTGAA GATGTACCGTGAAGCAATTTCATATTATGAGAAAGCACTTGTGTTATCAACCAGAAGTTTGAGCACCTATGCTGGTCTTGCCTACACTTACCATTTACAG GATGATTACAGCACAGCAATTACATACTATCACAAA GCATTGTGGTTGAAGCCAGATGATCAGTTTTGCACCGAAATGTTAAGTTGGGCTCTAGTCGATGAAAGCCGAAGGGGCGTTGACCACATTCTTGAACAACAATGA
- the LOC107613625 gene encoding anaphase-promoting complex subunit 6 isoform X2 codes for MREEEIERLRGVVRDCVTKHLYTSAIFFADKVAAFTNDPADIYMQAQALFLGRHYRRAFHLLNASKIVLRDLQFRYLAAKCLEELKEWDQCLSMLGEAKVDEDGNVVMYLDKDCEDHEINISSAICFLRGKAYEALENRAQARLWYKAAIKADPLCYEALECLIQNHMLTCEEESKLISSLQFGSEDGWLSSFYSCLIKKYEKENVVEAKFRDLENESCKSDQSDPSFMRTLKSNTDLLACKAEYYHQCGEYQKCFELTSVLLEKDPFHLKSTLVHLAAAMELGHSNELYLMAFNLVKDYPQKALSWYAVGCYYYCIKKYDVSRRYFSKATSLDATFPPAWIGYGNAYAAQEEGDQAMSAYRTAARLFPGCHLPALYIGMECMRTHSYKLAEQFFMQAKETCPSDPLVCNELGVVAYHMQEYKKAVWWFEKTLVLIPNSLSEMWEPTVVNLAHAYRKLKMYREAISYYEKALVLSTRSLSTYAGLAYTYHLQDDYSTAITYYHKALWLKPDDQFCTEMLSWALVDESRRGVDHILEQQ; via the exons ATGAGGGAGGAAGAGATTGAAAGGCTTCGTGGAGTAGTGAGGGACTGTGTGACCAAGCACCTTTATACGTCGGCCATCTTCTTCGCTGACAAGGTGGCTGCTTTCACCAATGACCCTGCTGATATCTACATGCAGGCACAGGCGCTCTTCCTTGGCCGTCACTACCGCCGCGCCTTCCACCTCCTTAATGCCTCCAAGATTGTCCTCCGTGATCTCCAATTCCGATACCTCGCCGCCAAGTGCCTT GAGGAACTTAAGGAGTGGGATCAATGCTTGTCAATGCTGGGGGAGGCTAAAGTGGATGAGGATGGAAATGTTGTCATGTACCTGGATAAAGATTGTGAAGATCATGAAATCAAT ATATCCTCTGCAATATGCTTCTTAAGAGGCAAAGCATATGAAGCTCTAGAAAACCGTGCTCAGGCTCGATTGTG GTACAAAGCTGCAATAAAAGCTGATCCATTATGCTATGAG GCATTGGAATGTCTCATTCAAAATCACATGCTTACATGTGAGGAAG AATCAAAGTTGATCTCGTCACTGCAATTTGGTAGTGAAGATGGATGGCTGTCatcattttattcatgtttgataaAGAAG TATGAAAAAGAAAACGTTGTAGAAGCCAAGTTCAGAGATCTCGAGAATGAAAGTTGCAAAAGTGACCAGTCTGATCCTTCTTTCATGCGCACACTGAAGTCCAACACTGATTTATTGGCTTGCAAAGCTGAATATTACCATCAATGTGGTGAATACCAGAAATGTTTTGAGTTGACATCTGT ATTGCTCGAGAAGGATCCTTTCCATCTCAAGAGTACATTAGTACATCTGGCAGCTGCTATGGAGCTTGGGCATTCAAATGAGCTATATTTAATGGCATTCAATTTGGTGAAGGATTATCCACAAAA GGCTTTATCATGGTATGCTGTTGGTTGCTACTACTATTGTATCAAGAAGTATGACGTATCCCGCCGATATTTCAG CAAGGCGACTAGTCTGGATGCAACATTTCCACCTGCTTGGATAGGCTATGGGAATGCGTATGCTGCTCAAGAAGAGGGTGATCAGGCCATGTCAGCTTACCGCACAGCTGCTCGTTTGTTCCCTGG GTGCCATTTACCAGCTCTTTATATTGGAATGGAATGCATGCGAACCCACAGCTATAAACTTGCTGAGCAG ttttttatGCAGGCTAAGGAAACATGCCCCTCTGATCCACTTGTGTGTAATGAACTTGGAGTTGTGGCTTATCATATGCAAGA GTATAAGAAAGCAGTGTGGTGGTTTGAGAAAACATTAGTCCTCATACCAAACTCTTTAAGTGAAATGTGGGAGCCAACTGTAGTCAACCTTGCTCATGCATACAGAAAATTGAA GATGTACCGTGAAGCAATTTCATATTATGAGAAAGCACTTGTGTTATCAACCAGAAGTTTGAGCACCTATGCTGGTCTTGCCTACACTTACCATTTACAG GATGATTACAGCACAGCAATTACATACTATCACAAA GCATTGTGGTTGAAGCCAGATGATCAGTTTTGCACCGAAATGTTAAGTTGGGCTCTAGTCGATGAAAGCCGAAGGGGCGTTGACCACATTCTTGAACAACAATGA